The region GTCCAATTATCCGGATTGATACCAACCAGGGTCTCGTTGGCTGGGGTGAAGTGCGCGATGGAGCCAGCGCCAACTATGCGCTGATGCTCAAAAGCCGGTTGCTGGGTAAAAACCCCTGCAACGTAGAGCAGATTTTTAAGCAGATCAAGCAGTTTGGCGGTCAGAGCCGGGCGGCTGGTGGCGTTTGTGGCGTAGAGATGGCCTTGTGGGATCTGGCGGGTAAAGCGTATAACGTACCGGCTTATCAACTGCTCGGTGGTAAATACCGCGACTTTATCCGGTTGTATGCCGATACGCCCGAGTCGAATACGTACGAAGGTTTTGCCGAGAACATGAAGAAGCGCCGGGATCAGGGGTATACATTCCTGAAAATGGACTTCGGTATCGGTATGCTGGCCGATCAGCCCGGTATGCTCGTAAATGCTAATAACTGGAGCGTAAAACAGCAGTGGAACGACCGGGAGTCGGGTAAACTGGGCAATTATGCCAATACGAAACACCCGTTCACCCGTATTCAGGTTACGAAAAAAGGCCTCGACCGGCTTGTAGAACACGTGGGTAAAGTGCGCGATATTGTCGGTTACGACACGCCACTGGCAGCCGATCACTTCGGCCACTTCGATGTGAACACGGCTATTCAGATTGGTAAGGCCATGGAGCCGTTCCGTCTGGCCTGGCTGGAAGACCTGGTCCCCTGGTTCTACACCGATCAGTGGAAACAAATTACCGACGCCATCGAAACGCCAACGCTGACGGGTGAAGATATTTACCTGAAAGAAGGATTTATCAAACTCATCGATGCGAAAGCAATCGACATGATCCACCCTGATCTGGCCAGCTCGGGTGGTCTGCTGGAGACGAAGAAAATAGGCGACTACGCCGAAGAGAAAGGTATTCCAATGGCCATGCACTTTGCCGGATCGCCCATTTCGATGATGGCGAACGTGCACTGCGCAGCTGCCACCGAGAATTTCGTAGCTCTCGAACACCACGGTGTCGATGTAGCGGGCTGGGAAGATCTGGTGACGGGCATGCGGCCAATTGTTGAAAAAGGCTTCGTGAAAGTCCCCGAAAAGCCGGG is a window of Spirosoma linguale DSM 74 DNA encoding:
- a CDS encoding Galactonate dehydratase (PFAM: Mandelate racemase/muconate lactonizing protein~KEGG: rlt:Rleg2_3672 mandelate racemase/muconate lactonizing protein) — translated: MKNIFSRLTSSGKSSDRRDFLRNAGLGGLSLGLAFDGQHDQEMEFITQKVSRDSKPSELRITDMRVAVLNGVPFSSPIIRIDTNQGLVGWGEVRDGASANYALMLKSRLLGKNPCNVEQIFKQIKQFGGQSRAAGGVCGVEMALWDLAGKAYNVPAYQLLGGKYRDFIRLYADTPESNTYEGFAENMKKRRDQGYTFLKMDFGIGMLADQPGMLVNANNWSVKQQWNDRESGKLGNYANTKHPFTRIQVTKKGLDRLVEHVGKVRDIVGYDTPLAADHFGHFDVNTAIQIGKAMEPFRLAWLEDLVPWFYTDQWKQITDAIETPTLTGEDIYLKEGFIKLIDAKAIDMIHPDLASSGGLLETKKIGDYAEEKGIPMAMHFAGSPISMMANVHCAAATENFVALEHHGVDVAGWEDLVTGMRPIVEKGFVKVPEKPGLGVELNEDVAKKFLKKGATWFAPTDTWNTKDSADREWS